A section of the Nitrospirota bacterium genome encodes:
- a CDS encoding leucine-rich repeat domain-containing protein: MELDLASQDYIFRGLIRHHTQSEKAEILCLIAGLTSLQRLNLRSNMFHSIPDYFGNLTQLRYLDLSSNHLEKVPLWIHAIADLEHLNLSANEISELPSFLSKFHNLKTLRLHKNTFRVYPDEYGACTKLELLNLYSSRLRHIPSVIFDYSKLRVLAWGVTPIAELPEDIERLGELECLMLQCNCVSVLPETLCELKHLKGLFLLQNKLKELPKGIGNLENLEHMTLYQNELGSLPASFENLKNLRKLNLAWNQFEELPSVITGLPKLEWFGFFYNPIRGEMPRLNHIKEVIVEK, translated from the coding sequence GTGGAGCTCGATCTCGCGTCTCAGGACTATATCTTTCGCGGCCTTATTCGCCATCATACGCAAAGCGAAAAAGCGGAAATCCTGTGCCTCATTGCCGGCCTGACATCCTTGCAGCGGCTCAACCTGCGCAGCAACATGTTCCATTCGATACCGGACTACTTCGGTAATCTGACGCAATTGCGGTATCTGGATTTGAGCTCGAATCATTTAGAAAAGGTTCCCTTGTGGATACACGCGATCGCGGACTTGGAACATCTCAACCTATCGGCTAACGAAATCAGTGAGCTGCCCTCATTTTTAAGCAAGTTTCACAATTTGAAAACATTGCGTCTCCACAAGAACACCTTCAGAGTCTACCCAGATGAATATGGCGCATGTACAAAGCTTGAACTGCTGAATCTGTATAGCAGTCGATTGAGGCACATCCCCTCTGTCATTTTTGACTATTCCAAATTAAGAGTGCTGGCCTGGGGAGTGACGCCAATCGCCGAGCTCCCGGAGGACATTGAACGGTTAGGGGAATTGGAGTGTTTGATGCTGCAGTGTAACTGCGTGAGCGTTCTTCCGGAGACATTGTGCGAACTCAAACATCTAAAAGGCTTGTTTCTCCTTCAAAATAAACTCAAGGAATTGCCGAAAGGCATCGGTAATCTGGAAAACCTGGAGCACATGACGTTGTATCAAAACGAGCTTGGCAGCTTGCCTGCATCTTTTGAGAACTTGAAGAATCTCAGGAAGCTGAATCTTGCCTGGAATCAATTCGAGGAGTTGCCTTCCGTCATTACTGGCTTGCCGAAGTTAGAATGGTTTGGCTTTTTTTACAATCCTATCCGGGGCGAGATGCCAAGGCTGAATCATATTAAAGAAGTGATAGTGGAGAAGTAG
- a CDS encoding sugar transferase — translation MRSVRQGTSHLLPRYLPHYTERECQRHAVKPGITGWAQVNGRNAISWDQRLAFDVWYVEHQSLLLDFRILSLTFLRVLQCRDINQPCADYVPLDEERRHSPTPFL, via the coding sequence CTGCGTTCTGTGCGTCAGGGAACGAGCCATCTCTTACCCAGGTATCTACCCCATTATACTGAGCGCGAATGCCAGCGGCATGCCGTCAAACCAGGCATTACCGGGTGGGCTCAGGTTAACGGGCGGAATGCCATTTCCTGGGATCAAAGACTCGCATTTGACGTCTGGTACGTAGAGCACCAATCACTGCTCCTTGATTTTCGCATCCTGTCTCTAACTTTCCTGAGAGTTCTCCAATGTCGTGATATCAATCAACCTTGTGCAGATTATGTCCCGCTTGACGAGGAACGCAGACATTCCCCAACTCCGTTCCTCTAA
- a CDS encoding YdcF family protein, translated as MKDAAARRSYARGGSVLLMALLLSFGSLYGANWLIFHPDITPGFLHDPLLGIPQSADVIVVLAGNGERILYAASLIERGLAPRLLTTLVDPACLRAGHPLGTCATGVRNTADEALVMRRVLEREQMERIMIVTSRSHLVRATAVFRVVFLGSGMELNVVPTPHDSFHESPAIRELLSFFPSLGCAVLGRLNPELYGWIMQYRRPVLLRDAATSAYDA; from the coding sequence ATGAAGGACGCTGCCGCCCGGCGGTCATATGCCAGAGGTGGAAGTGTCCTGCTGATGGCGCTCCTGCTTTCGTTTGGGTCTCTGTACGGAGCGAACTGGCTCATCTTCCATCCAGACATCACGCCTGGGTTTCTTCATGACCCGCTACTCGGGATACCACAATCTGCCGATGTGATTGTGGTACTGGCAGGGAATGGTGAGCGCATCTTGTATGCAGCATCGTTAATAGAGAGAGGCCTGGCGCCGAGACTGCTGACCACGCTGGTCGATCCCGCATGCCTCCGTGCCGGACATCCGCTTGGCACTTGTGCCACCGGTGTGCGCAATACTGCCGATGAAGCATTGGTGATGCGTCGTGTTCTCGAAAGAGAGCAGATGGAACGCATCATGATAGTGACCTCTCGCTCTCATCTCGTGAGAGCTACGGCTGTCTTCCGTGTGGTGTTTCTTGGAAGCGGCATGGAATTGAATGTCGTGCCCACTCCGCACGATTCTTTCCACGAATCGCCTGCGATTCGGGAACTGCTGTCATTCTTTCCCAGCCTGGGATGTGCCGTGCTCGGTCGACTGAATCCTGAACTGTACGGATGGATCATGCAATACC
- a CDS encoding sugar transferase yields MYPMVKRLIDIVVASACLIVAGPLMIVVAIGIRATMGSPVLFRQRRPGLDGRIFTVMKFRTMCVDRERECQSQFDAHRVTPLGKILRQTSLDELPQLFNVLRGEMSLVGPRPLLPEYLPYYSQREALRHTVRPGITGWAQINGRNRLSWDQRLALDVWYTEHQSMLLDLRILYLTAIRVLQRRDINLNTQVNLLPLDQERAHSATPPL; encoded by the coding sequence ATGTACCCAATGGTGAAGCGCCTCATAGACATCGTCGTTGCTTCTGCGTGCCTGATAGTTGCCGGTCCGCTCATGATCGTGGTGGCGATCGGCATTCGCGCAACCATGGGATCGCCGGTGCTGTTCCGTCAGCGCCGCCCAGGCTTGGATGGCAGGATCTTTACGGTGATGAAGTTTAGGACGATGTGCGTGGATCGCGAACGCGAGTGTCAATCGCAGTTCGACGCCCATCGCGTCACGCCGCTTGGGAAAATACTTCGGCAGACCAGTCTCGATGAGCTGCCTCAGCTGTTCAACGTGCTGCGCGGGGAGATGAGTCTGGTCGGTCCGCGGCCGCTCTTGCCGGAATATCTTCCCTATTACAGCCAACGCGAAGCCCTCCGGCATACGGTCAGGCCCGGCATCACAGGGTGGGCGCAAATTAACGGGCGAAATCGTCTCTCTTGGGATCAGCGGCTTGCGCTCGATGTCTGGTATACGGAGCATCAATCGATGCTCCTCGATCTCCGCATTTTGTATTTGACAGCGATCAGAGTGCTCCAGCGCCGTGATATCAACCTGAACACGCAGGTGAATCTACTACCGCTCGATCAAGAGCGGGCTCATTCCGCAACTCCGCCTCTCTGA
- a CDS encoding DegT/DnrJ/EryC1/StrS family aminotransferase → MKFPIIRPTLPSLSDIMRLVGPSWDSGTVTVGPTVRALEEEVCRQTGARYCVALSSCTAGLMLIPGALGLRPGKEVIVPSFTFAATAQALLWNGLTPVFADCLPGTCTIDPEDVERNLSPDTAAICGVSIFGLPPDYGALLELSRRKGVPVYFDSAQGLGATYHGQPLGGFGVCEIFSMSPTKVVTAVEGGLLTTNDQTLAERIRSMRDYGKDPVKGEEMHHLGLSARMSELHAAVGLLSLRRMGELVKARKELISIYRDRLGRLPGCWVQKFPADRTTSGNYFVLFIAESAKRSRDEVYEALKEKGIQTKRYFYPPVHEHAIFRQVPMRVSSHLTHTPKISREGLALPLYSHMTLEELGYICSQIEQLLG, encoded by the coding sequence ATGAAATTTCCTATCATTCGACCTACGCTCCCGTCATTGAGCGATATCATGCGACTCGTCGGTCCGAGTTGGGACTCGGGAACCGTCACAGTCGGTCCCACCGTCAGGGCTCTCGAGGAGGAGGTGTGCCGTCAAACCGGCGCGCGATACTGCGTGGCGCTGTCGTCCTGTACGGCCGGATTGATGTTGATCCCAGGAGCCCTGGGATTGCGGCCCGGGAAAGAAGTCATCGTTCCGTCGTTTACCTTCGCTGCGACAGCCCAGGCCTTGTTGTGGAATGGGCTGACTCCGGTATTCGCCGATTGTCTGCCGGGAACCTGCACCATCGATCCCGAAGACGTCGAACGGAACCTCTCTCCGGACACGGCGGCGATTTGCGGTGTATCGATCTTCGGCTTGCCCCCCGACTACGGGGCCTTGCTCGAGCTAAGTCGCCGGAAAGGAGTGCCCGTCTATTTCGACAGCGCGCAAGGGCTGGGCGCGACCTATCACGGTCAGCCGCTGGGGGGATTCGGCGTTTGTGAGATCTTTTCGATGAGCCCGACGAAAGTCGTGACAGCGGTCGAAGGAGGACTGCTGACGACGAATGACCAAACCCTCGCGGAGCGAATCAGGTCGATGCGGGATTACGGCAAGGATCCTGTGAAGGGAGAAGAGATGCATCATCTGGGCCTGTCCGCCCGAATGAGCGAGCTGCACGCGGCGGTCGGGCTGCTCTCCCTGCGCCGCATGGGAGAACTGGTGAAGGCGCGCAAGGAACTCATTTCGATCTATCGAGATCGGTTGGGCAGACTCCCAGGCTGTTGGGTCCAGAAGTTTCCAGCCGATCGGACAACGAGCGGGAATTACTTTGTGTTGTTTATCGCAGAGAGCGCGAAACGGAGTCGTGATGAGGTCTACGAGGCGCTCAAAGAGAAAGGGATCCAGACGAAACGTTATTTCTACCCGCCGGTTCATGAGCACGCGATCTTTCGACAAGTTCCTATGCGCGTGAGTTCGCATCTCACACACACACCGAAGATTAGCCGTGAGGGCCTGGCGCTTCCATTGTATTCACACATGACCCTCGAAGAGCTTGGATACATCTGCTCACAGATCGAGCAGTTGCTGGGGTGA